Proteins encoded by one window of Bacteroidota bacterium:
- the ychF gene encoding redox-regulated ATPase YchF, with translation MQIGIVGLPFSGKSTLFQTITKTHLDPAALTKAETHHAIVKVPDGRLDKLSSIFSPRNTVYATVEFVDVVGLKKGESGSTQFTTNFLANVKTNDALVQVVRVFGNDAVPHPDGSLDPLRDVASFETEFIISDLSIIETRIDRIKKQLQKSGDDQGKKELPVLEKCVQALNAEKPLREVEFTRDEMHILKTYQFLSMKPMLIALNFDESQRAGYEAALGQISGSKGNKDTRVVSFFGKIEMEMSELPDEEARVFMEEYGIKESALNTLISQAYALLGLQSFFTVGEDECRAWTIRKGMTAQEASGAIHTDFVNKFIRAEVVHYEDFISHGGSFAKVKEAGLWKLEGKEYVVRDGDLMEIRHS, from the coding sequence ATGCAAATCGGCATTGTCGGGTTGCCTTTTTCCGGAAAGTCGACTCTCTTTCAAACTATCACCAAAACGCATCTTGATCCGGCCGCGCTCACGAAGGCGGAAACCCACCATGCGATCGTGAAGGTCCCCGACGGGCGGCTCGACAAGCTCTCCTCGATATTCTCTCCGCGGAACACGGTATACGCCACGGTGGAGTTCGTGGACGTGGTCGGATTGAAAAAAGGAGAGTCGGGGTCCACGCAGTTCACCACCAATTTTCTGGCGAACGTCAAGACCAACGACGCCCTGGTGCAGGTCGTCAGGGTCTTCGGGAACGACGCCGTCCCCCATCCGGACGGAAGCCTCGATCCCCTGAGGGACGTCGCGTCGTTCGAAACCGAGTTCATCATTTCCGACCTCTCGATCATCGAAACCCGGATCGACCGGATCAAAAAGCAACTGCAAAAATCCGGAGACGACCAGGGGAAAAAGGAGCTCCCCGTCCTCGAGAAGTGTGTCCAGGCTCTGAACGCCGAGAAACCGTTGCGCGAAGTCGAATTCACCCGCGACGAAATGCACATCCTGAAAACCTACCAGTTTCTTTCGATGAAGCCGATGCTGATTGCGCTGAACTTCGACGAGTCACAGCGGGCCGGGTATGAGGCGGCTCTCGGGCAGATATCCGGCTCGAAGGGAAACAAGGACACGAGGGTGGTTTCGTTCTTCGGAAAGATCGAGATGGAAATGTCAGAGCTCCCCGACGAAGAGGCGAGGGTCTTCATGGAGGAGTACGGGATTAAAGAGTCCGCCCTCAACACCCTGATCAGCCAGGCGTACGCTCTCCTCGGGCTTCAGTCCTTCTTTACCGTCGGCGAGGACGAGTGCCGCGCATGGACCATCCGGAAGGGAATGACCGCGCAGGAGGCGTCGGGCGCGATCCACACGGATTTCGTCAACAAGTTCATCCGCGCGGAGGTCGTGCATTACGAGGATTTTATTTCCCACGGAGGATCCTTCGCGAAAGTCAAGGAAGCGGGCCTCTGGAAACTCGAGGGGAAGGAATATGTCGTGAGAGACGGAGACCTGATGGAGATCAGGCATAGTTAG
- a CDS encoding TonB-dependent receptor, whose product MKHLRSVRIALFSLLLPVLMGSRAPAQTAGLSGRIVDRKTGQPIPGAHIKLTNESDTSQTYLATSGADGTFLLTGLPARAYKLEATFVGYAPFLKTYTLDKRSIDAGDLALSQIAIPQPEVVVEGKVPPAVQKTDTTEYNAGAFKTHPDATAEELVAKMPGITVDNGSVKAQGEDVGQVLVDGKPFFGSDPTLALRNLPADAIEKIQVFDKLSDQAEFTGFDDGQSVKTINMITRRDKRNQQFGKSYAGYGDAGKYLTGGGFNFFHNDTRLSLIGISNNVNQQNFSQQDLLGVLGNSNQRGFSAGGGFSGRRTRGGGGGGGGGFGGGGGGGGQFQGGSGNASNFLVGQQNGITTTNSIGTNYTDSWGSQLAVSQSYFFNLADGRNDQALRRQYFGTPDSTILYNEHTNGETRNSNHRIDSRVEYTVDSSNSLVVQPRLYFQNNHSSNLLTGVNTLATEALVNETETSSETGTSGYNLSNHVVFRHKFASPGRTVSLDVGMGLNRKEGTGTLRSTSGFFLDSSAVRDTLDQQTPLLTDGWSITPRLAYTEPAGGNGLLQFTYNPSYSKNSSDNRSFLYDIRTGGYTIPDIQLSNLFSNEYSTQNAGVGYRLRATGLNLMGGVSYQVASLRGEREFPTSTRVDRTFYNVLPNAMLTYNFGEHTNLRLFYRTSTKPPDISQLQDVVDNSNTLLLKTGNPELKQSFSQTFVSRFGLTSLEKGNSFFVLFSVTRTSDFIGNSTITAARDTMVTGGIALNRGTQLTLPVNLDGDWNVNSFLTYGLPVNLIKSNLNFTSGFTYTRTPGLIGGSLNLAGVSTVSAGTVISSNINEDVDFTLSYTGNYSVSRNTLVADQNSNYFYHTAGVRLNLIFWEGLVFRNETTNMLYNGLSGGFNQNYVLWNLSLAKKLFENQRGELRGSVTDLLNQNTSVSRTVTETYLEDRQNQALGRYLMLSFTYTLR is encoded by the coding sequence GTGAAGCATCTTCGTTCGGTCCGAATAGCTCTTTTCTCACTCCTTCTTCCGGTCCTGATGGGGTCCCGGGCGCCGGCTCAGACCGCCGGCCTCAGCGGGCGGATCGTGGACCGCAAGACAGGGCAGCCCATTCCGGGCGCGCACATCAAGCTCACCAACGAGAGCGATACATCGCAGACGTACCTGGCTACGAGCGGTGCGGACGGCACATTCCTGCTGACCGGTCTCCCCGCGCGCGCCTACAAGCTCGAAGCGACCTTCGTCGGCTACGCGCCGTTTCTTAAAACGTACACGCTCGACAAGCGGAGCATCGACGCGGGAGATCTCGCGTTATCGCAGATCGCCATCCCGCAGCCGGAGGTCGTCGTCGAAGGGAAAGTCCCCCCCGCCGTCCAGAAAACCGATACGACGGAATACAATGCGGGGGCGTTCAAGACACATCCCGACGCCACCGCCGAGGAGCTCGTGGCAAAGATGCCTGGCATTACGGTCGACAACGGAAGCGTGAAGGCCCAGGGGGAGGATGTCGGACAGGTCCTGGTGGACGGAAAGCCCTTCTTCGGCAGCGACCCGACGCTCGCCCTCCGCAATCTCCCCGCCGACGCGATCGAAAAAATTCAGGTGTTCGACAAGCTGAGCGACCAGGCCGAATTCACCGGCTTCGACGACGGCCAGTCGGTGAAAACGATCAACATGATCACGCGGCGCGACAAACGGAATCAGCAGTTCGGGAAGTCGTACGCCGGATACGGGGATGCGGGCAAGTATCTGACTGGAGGCGGGTTCAACTTTTTCCATAACGACACCCGTCTCTCTCTCATCGGCATTTCCAACAATGTGAACCAACAGAACTTTTCCCAGCAGGACCTCCTGGGAGTGCTGGGCAACAGCAACCAGAGAGGGTTCTCCGCAGGAGGCGGTTTTTCGGGAAGAAGGACGAGGGGCGGAGGAGGAGGCGGGGGCGGAGGGTTCGGAGGAGGGGGCGGTGGCGGGGGACAATTTCAGGGCGGATCCGGAAACGCGTCGAACTTCCTCGTGGGCCAGCAGAACGGCATCACCACCACCAACTCGATAGGCACGAACTACACCGACTCCTGGGGGAGCCAGCTCGCCGTCAGCCAGAGTTACTTCTTCAATCTCGCGGACGGCCGGAACGATCAGGCGCTCCGGAGGCAGTATTTCGGCACACCCGATTCAACCATCCTCTACAACGAGCACACGAACGGCGAGACCCGGAATTCCAACCACCGGATCGATTCACGGGTCGAGTATACGGTGGACTCTTCCAATTCCCTGGTCGTCCAGCCGCGGCTCTATTTTCAAAATAATCACTCCTCGAACCTCCTGACGGGGGTGAACACGCTCGCCACGGAAGCGCTCGTCAACGAGACCGAAACGAGCAGCGAGACGGGAACGTCCGGTTACAACCTTTCGAACCATGTCGTGTTCCGTCACAAGTTCGCTTCGCCCGGGCGCACTGTCTCGCTCGATGTGGGGATGGGACTCAACAGGAAGGAAGGGACGGGGACCCTCCGCTCCACCTCGGGGTTTTTCCTCGATTCGTCGGCTGTCAGGGATACCCTCGATCAGCAGACCCCGCTGCTGACAGACGGCTGGTCGATCACTCCGAGACTCGCGTACACCGAGCCGGCCGGTGGAAACGGACTGCTGCAGTTTACCTACAATCCCTCGTATTCGAAAAACAGCTCGGATAACCGGAGCTTTCTCTACGACATCCGGACCGGCGGATACACAATTCCGGATATCCAGCTCTCGAATCTCTTCTCCAACGAGTATTCGACGCAGAACGCGGGCGTGGGGTACCGGCTGAGGGCGACAGGGCTTAACCTCATGGGAGGGGTTTCCTATCAGGTGGCATCTCTCCGGGGTGAGCGGGAGTTTCCCACTTCCACCCGGGTGGACCGCACATTCTATAACGTGCTGCCGAACGCGATGCTCACCTACAATTTCGGCGAGCACACCAATCTCCGCTTGTTTTACCGGACATCGACGAAACCGCCGGACATCAGCCAGCTCCAGGATGTCGTGGACAATTCAAACACTCTCCTGCTGAAAACGGGCAACCCGGAACTGAAGCAATCGTTCAGCCAGACGTTCGTCTCGCGCTTCGGCCTGACGAGTCTCGAAAAAGGAAACAGTTTCTTCGTCCTCTTCTCGGTGACCCGCACATCCGATTTTATCGGCAACTCGACGATCACGGCCGCCCGCGACACGATGGTGACCGGCGGGATCGCGCTCAACAGGGGAACACAACTGACGCTTCCGGTCAACCTCGACGGCGACTGGAACGTCAATTCCTTTCTGACCTACGGGCTCCCGGTCAATCTCATCAAGTCCAATCTGAATTTCACCTCGGGCTTCACCTATACCAGGACTCCCGGGCTGATCGGCGGAAGCCTGAACCTGGCCGGCGTCTCCACCGTCAGCGCCGGGACCGTGATCAGCAGCAACATCAATGAGGATGTCGATTTCACCCTTTCCTATACGGGCAACTACAGCGTTTCCCGGAACACGCTCGTCGCGGACCAGAACAGCAACTACTTTTATCATACGGCCGGCGTGAGACTCAACCTGATCTTCTGGGAGGGGCTTGTGTTCCGGAATGAGACGACCAACATGCTCTATAACGGGTTGAGCGGGGGGTTCAACCAGAACTACGTCCTGTGGAACCTGAGCCTGGCCAAGAAGTTATTCGAAAATCAGAGGGGAGAGCTGCGCGGGAGCGTGACCGACCTGTTGAACCAGAACACGAGCGTGAGCCGCACCGTGACGGAGACGTATCTGGAAGACAGGCAAAACCAGGCGCTTGGACGGTACCTGATGCTGAGCTTTACCTATACATTGCGGTAA
- a CDS encoding DEAD/DEAH box helicase: MVTFESLHISKSTVALLTKHGITVPTPVQQAMMPLIAQGHDVIAQSETGSGKTLSFALPLIDKIEKRDGLSALILAPTRELAHQIAGEFIKFSAGNQLVVTPVYGGVSIGEQTKKLRQTNIIVGTPGRLLDLIQRGTVHLEGIKYLVFDEADRMLDMGFLPDIERILRHVPKKRQTLVLSATLPKEIIQISHKYLITPMRIEFAPAVKPELLRQTYYQTSPDQKAPLLVHLLQQERDLALVFCNRKHITSKLARKLTQNGVDARCLNGDMAQNQRERVTSDFRQKKFNVLVATDVAARGLHIDDVTHVYNYEIPRDVDSYTHRVGRTARAGKLGEAISLVATDEERKFFKQILFTYGGSISLKSVDGADLKRLIEAPKRPSSGHSSHSRTSGAWTNQPRSRGRRRRNV, encoded by the coding sequence ATGGTAACGTTTGAATCGCTCCACATTAGCAAATCCACAGTCGCCCTTCTCACCAAGCACGGAATCACCGTCCCGACCCCGGTCCAACAGGCGATGATGCCGTTGATCGCGCAGGGACATGACGTCATCGCGCAATCCGAAACAGGGTCCGGCAAAACGCTGAGCTTCGCGCTCCCCCTGATCGACAAGATCGAGAAGCGCGACGGCCTTTCGGCCCTCATCCTGGCTCCGACACGGGAACTCGCCCACCAGATTGCGGGAGAGTTCATCAAGTTCTCTGCCGGCAACCAGCTCGTCGTCACGCCTGTCTACGGCGGCGTTTCGATCGGCGAGCAAACAAAGAAACTACGGCAGACGAACATCATCGTCGGCACGCCGGGCAGGCTCCTGGACCTGATCCAGCGGGGCACCGTGCATCTCGAAGGAATCAAGTACCTCGTGTTCGACGAGGCCGACCGGATGCTCGACATGGGATTTCTCCCCGACATCGAGAGAATCCTCCGCCACGTCCCCAAGAAGCGCCAGACGCTCGTGCTCAGCGCGACGCTTCCCAAAGAGATCATCCAGATCAGCCACAAGTACCTGATCACCCCGATGCGAATCGAATTCGCGCCGGCGGTCAAACCAGAGTTGCTGCGCCAGACCTATTATCAGACGAGCCCCGATCAGAAGGCTCCGCTGCTGGTTCACCTCCTTCAGCAGGAACGCGACCTCGCGCTTGTCTTCTGCAACCGGAAACACATCACTTCCAAGCTCGCGAGAAAGCTGACCCAGAACGGGGTCGACGCGCGTTGCCTGAACGGCGACATGGCCCAGAATCAGCGGGAGCGTGTGACCTCCGATTTCCGTCAGAAAAAATTCAACGTGCTCGTCGCGACGGACGTCGCGGCGCGCGGGCTGCACATCGACGATGTGACCCACGTGTATAACTATGAGATTCCGCGTGACGTCGACTCCTACACCCACCGTGTCGGCCGCACCGCCCGGGCAGGCAAGCTGGGCGAGGCGATTTCCCTCGTAGCAACGGACGAGGAACGGAAATTCTTCAAGCAGATCCTCTTCACCTATGGCGGCAGCATCTCGCTCAAATCGGTGGACGGAGCGGATCTCAAGCGGCTGATCGAAGCGCCGAAGCGTCCCTCCTCGGGCCATTCTTCGCATTCCCGCACGTCGGGAGCCTGGACGAACCAGCCGAGGTCTCGCGGGCGCCGGCGGCGCAACGTCTGA
- a CDS encoding c-type cytochrome, translating to MSRSVFVSCCVAFAAVLLLAFTLAGRSTVRAQAKAAKPEEKTAEQVKKNIQALKGLPASQFNPVMDYFASSLGVRCDHCHSLDSNGQGFEKDDLKPKGTARKMIQMVMDINSKNFGGRTEVSCYTCHRGSVEPTKLIPVPQPFAKPDREEASESANLPSADNVIAMYEKALGGADAMKKITSRVTKGVSIDARGSQLPMEIAQQAPDKYSLSVTMKEGMQSSRAFNGTAGWMVSPRGTRAMPPDQAEEMKHEAALFPIATLRELAAKLHVRETDTVNGSTAYVLSAPAGEHGTQRFYIDSASGLLVRKVTITETMIANIPEQVDYSDFHTVDGVQIPFTTRTAGVDPRDSYTRRVTSVEQNVPIDEKKFVMPEIKPRGR from the coding sequence ATGAGTAGATCGGTATTTGTTTCCTGTTGCGTTGCGTTTGCAGCGGTCCTGCTTCTTGCCTTCACGCTTGCAGGGCGATCCACAGTCCGTGCCCAGGCCAAGGCTGCCAAACCGGAAGAAAAGACCGCGGAGCAGGTGAAGAAAAATATCCAGGCCCTGAAAGGCCTGCCCGCATCCCAGTTCAATCCGGTCATGGATTATTTCGCCTCTTCCCTCGGCGTCCGGTGCGACCACTGCCACTCGCTCGATTCCAACGGGCAGGGATTCGAGAAGGACGACTTGAAGCCGAAGGGCACGGCTCGCAAGATGATCCAGATGGTCATGGACATTAACTCGAAAAACTTCGGCGGCAGAACCGAAGTATCCTGCTACACCTGCCACCGCGGAAGCGTGGAACCCACGAAACTGATCCCCGTCCCACAGCCCTTTGCCAAGCCGGACCGCGAGGAGGCGTCGGAATCGGCGAACCTCCCCTCGGCGGACAACGTGATCGCAATGTACGAGAAGGCGCTCGGCGGGGCGGATGCCATGAAAAAGATCACGTCGCGTGTCACCAAAGGCGTCTCGATAGACGCGCGGGGATCGCAGCTTCCCATGGAGATCGCACAGCAGGCGCCCGACAAGTACTCCCTCTCCGTTACGATGAAGGAAGGAATGCAAAGCAGCCGCGCGTTCAACGGGACCGCCGGATGGATGGTTTCTCCAAGAGGCACCCGCGCCATGCCCCCGGACCAGGCGGAAGAGATGAAGCACGAGGCGGCGCTCTTCCCGATCGCGACTCTCCGGGAGCTCGCGGCGAAGCTCCATGTGCGCGAGACCGATACGGTGAACGGTTCGACCGCGTACGTCCTGTCGGCGCCCGCGGGAGAGCACGGGACGCAGCGCTTCTACATCGACTCGGCGAGCGGCCTGCTGGTTCGCAAGGTCACGATCACCGAAACGATGATCGCCAACATCCCCGAGCAGGTCGATTACAGCGATTTCCACACCGTGGACGGAGTTCAGATCCCTTTTACCACCAGGACCGCTGGCGTCGATCCGAGAGATTCCTACACACGCCGCGTCACTTCCGTCGAACAGAACGTTCCGATCGACGAGAAGAAATTTGTCATGCCGGAGATCAAACCGAGAGGCCGGTAG
- the truA gene encoding tRNA pseudouridine(38-40) synthase TruA, whose protein sequence is MARFRVYLEYEGTRYSGWQIQKNARTVQGELMESAQRIFRTPKLEFYGSGRTDAGVHALRQVAHLDVDTVLGPEIIRMKLNDELPADINILEIEKAPRNFHARHDAVGRSYLYQISRRRTALGKRYVWWIKDALDLRGMERAAALFIGMKDLGSFSADDAEEKSTKVLIEELTLKETGDLILVRFVGSHFLWKLVRRVVGVLVEVGRGKLAVREVEHFLKVKSDKPAKWTAPPSGLFLERVYYQGDARNDRIEPVMAIGSGHPERSEGSPPFRGPKR, encoded by the coding sequence ATGGCAAGGTTTAGGGTCTACCTCGAGTACGAGGGGACCCGCTATAGCGGCTGGCAGATTCAGAAGAACGCGCGCACGGTCCAGGGAGAGTTGATGGAATCGGCGCAGCGGATCTTCCGCACACCGAAGCTCGAATTCTACGGATCCGGACGCACCGACGCCGGCGTCCACGCCCTCCGGCAAGTAGCCCACCTCGATGTTGACACCGTCCTCGGTCCGGAAATCATCAGGATGAAGCTGAACGACGAGCTCCCGGCGGACATCAATATCCTTGAAATCGAAAAGGCTCCCCGGAATTTTCACGCGCGGCATGACGCCGTCGGGAGAAGCTATCTCTACCAGATCTCCCGGAGAAGAACCGCACTCGGCAAGCGGTACGTCTGGTGGATCAAGGACGCCCTCGATCTCCGGGGAATGGAACGGGCGGCCGCGCTGTTTATAGGAATGAAGGACCTGGGTTCGTTCTCCGCCGACGATGCGGAGGAAAAATCGACGAAGGTCCTCATCGAGGAGCTGACGCTGAAGGAAACGGGGGACCTGATCCTGGTGCGGTTCGTCGGTTCGCATTTCCTCTGGAAGCTGGTTCGCCGGGTCGTCGGGGTCCTCGTCGAAGTCGGGCGGGGAAAGCTTGCGGTCCGGGAAGTCGAGCACTTCCTGAAGGTAAAGTCGGACAAGCCGGCAAAATGGACGGCGCCTCCCTCGGGATTGTTTCTCGAAAGGGTCTATTATCAGGGTGACGCACGGAACGACAGGATCGAGCCGGTTATGGCCATCGGAAGTGGTCATCCTGAGCGCAGCGAAGGATCTCCTCCCTTTCGGGGGCCTAAACGCTAG
- the msrA gene encoding peptide-methionine (S)-S-oxide reductase MsrA produces the protein MSSAALDTATLAAGCFWCVEAVYQNLKGVQSVVSGYSGGTVKDPSYEEVCSGSTGHAEACQIAYDPKVISYSDILEAFWKAHDPTTLNRQGNDAGTQYRSAIFYHNAEQKRLAEHYKKELDSAHAFDAPIVTEITPFKNFYKAEDYHQNYYNEHGNAPYCMFVIRPKVEKFKKAFKDKLKEQ, from the coding sequence ATGTCATCAGCAGCGCTCGACACGGCTACGCTGGCGGCCGGATGTTTCTGGTGCGTCGAGGCCGTGTATCAGAACTTGAAGGGAGTTCAGTCGGTCGTCTCCGGATATTCCGGCGGAACGGTAAAAGACCCCTCGTATGAAGAGGTCTGTTCCGGATCGACCGGCCATGCGGAGGCGTGTCAGATCGCCTACGATCCCAAGGTGATTTCGTATTCGGATATCCTGGAGGCCTTCTGGAAGGCGCACGACCCGACGACGCTGAACCGTCAGGGTAACGACGCCGGCACCCAATACAGGTCGGCCATTTTCTACCACAACGCGGAGCAAAAGCGGCTCGCCGAGCATTACAAGAAAGAGCTCGACTCCGCCCACGCGTTCGACGCGCCGATTGTGACCGAGATTACGCCGTTCAAGAACTTCTATAAGGCGGAAGACTACCACCAGAACTATTACAACGAGCACGGGAACGCGCCGTACTGCATGTTCGTCATTCGGCCGAAAGTGGAAAAATTCAAGAAGGCCTTCAAAGACAAATTGAAGGAGCAGTGA
- a CDS encoding radical SAM protein gives MEAVTVLNDVASPGKVSNHPETADALGIRELRITLIRATNYTDDGYPIKTRIGVIRSNTLTQMGTLTRHLSDYPFFRGIPLTVRLIDEAIERVPAREIIAQAALPGVRSIVMLVGVQSNQYPRALDIASWFLPHKIPVLIGGFHVSGMLSMIGLTSDLRDAMEKGIVLVAGEVEGNRLPDIIEDVICGSAEPLYNFLKETPDLSDLPIPRLTKSDLKGFASPFSTIDTGRGCVFTCEFCTIINVQGRTMRCRDPLQVVEFVRESYREAGIAHCFFTDDNIARNPRWRELFAGLIRLREEEKIPFTFMMQSDLAARKIPGGDFFVLASRAGCNQVFFGVESVNRENLRSQEKFQNQVSEYQALVAHCHEQGIACHAGYILGLPYDTPAHISENIAELQQIGFDSASFYILTPLPGSRDHQRWWQERRWMDPDFNTYDSAHVSVNPERMTGEELMAAYRRTWDQFYSTEHMVNVLKTWRHDWNYYWDRLFFFAWYLYASRIERLHPMNCGFWTVRHRNDRRAGLPVEGLIPFWWGRFVSAGRRFKGILRLFFQLEEVWLRSRPKSAIEEALHERVRKAKKDIADWRDLKAKELVTIYEKLHVEMPEVKVPSVLSLWFRKRNPFAAAYTRAYVQRIWRRWYMHLWNPLKWAEVWVFEGVNGLRFLTYLFLVGR, from the coding sequence ATGGAAGCAGTGACTGTTCTGAACGACGTGGCTTCTCCGGGAAAGGTCTCGAACCATCCAGAGACCGCTGACGCACTGGGCATACGCGAACTGCGTATCACGTTAATCCGGGCAACGAACTACACCGACGACGGGTACCCGATCAAAACGAGGATCGGCGTCATCCGCAGCAACACCCTGACGCAAATGGGCACGCTGACGCGTCATCTTTCCGACTACCCCTTCTTCCGGGGGATTCCTCTCACCGTACGGTTGATCGACGAGGCCATCGAGCGGGTCCCGGCCAGGGAGATCATTGCGCAGGCGGCGCTTCCCGGCGTCCGCTCGATCGTCATGCTTGTCGGCGTCCAATCGAATCAGTACCCGCGCGCTCTCGATATCGCATCGTGGTTCCTTCCGCACAAGATCCCCGTCCTCATCGGGGGCTTCCATGTGAGCGGAATGCTCTCGATGATCGGACTCACATCCGACCTGAGGGACGCGATGGAGAAGGGGATCGTTCTCGTGGCGGGCGAAGTGGAAGGAAACCGGCTTCCGGACATCATCGAGGACGTGATCTGCGGCAGCGCCGAGCCGCTCTACAATTTCCTGAAGGAAACCCCCGACCTCTCCGACCTCCCGATTCCCCGTCTGACAAAGTCCGACCTGAAGGGATTTGCCTCTCCGTTCAGCACGATCGATACGGGGCGCGGCTGCGTCTTCACGTGCGAGTTTTGCACGATCATCAACGTGCAGGGAAGGACGATGCGGTGCCGGGACCCCTTGCAGGTCGTCGAGTTTGTCCGGGAGAGCTACCGCGAAGCCGGGATCGCGCATTGTTTCTTTACGGACGACAACATCGCCCGGAACCCGCGCTGGCGCGAGCTGTTTGCGGGGCTGATCCGGCTGCGGGAGGAGGAGAAAATCCCCTTCACCTTCATGATGCAGAGCGATCTGGCCGCCCGGAAAATTCCCGGGGGCGATTTCTTTGTGCTCGCGAGCCGGGCCGGCTGCAATCAGGTCTTTTTCGGCGTCGAGAGCGTGAATCGCGAAAACCTCCGCTCGCAGGAGAAGTTCCAGAACCAGGTGTCGGAGTATCAGGCTCTCGTAGCGCACTGCCATGAGCAGGGTATCGCCTGCCACGCCGGGTATATCCTCGGGCTGCCCTACGACACTCCGGCGCACATTTCCGAGAATATCGCGGAGCTGCAGCAGATCGGCTTCGACTCCGCCTCCTTCTATATTCTTACCCCCCTTCCGGGTTCCAGGGATCATCAGCGGTGGTGGCAGGAACGGAGATGGATGGATCCGGATTTCAACACGTATGACTCCGCCCACGTTTCCGTCAACCCGGAACGGATGACGGGGGAGGAACTCATGGCGGCGTACCGCCGGACGTGGGACCAGTTCTATTCGACCGAGCATATGGTCAACGTGCTCAAGACGTGGCGTCACGACTGGAACTACTACTGGGACAGGCTCTTTTTCTTCGCCTGGTATCTCTATGCCTCGAGAATTGAGCGCTTGCATCCGATGAACTGCGGCTTCTGGACGGTCCGCCACCGGAACGACCGGCGGGCGGGGCTTCCCGTCGAGGGTCTCATCCCCTTCTGGTGGGGGCGGTTCGTATCAGCCGGCAGGCGCTTCAAGGGAATTCTTCGGCTCTTCTTCCAGCTTGAGGAAGTGTGGCTCAGGAGCAGGCCAAAGAGCGCGATCGAGGAAGCCCTTCACGAACGCGTCCGCAAAGCCAAGAAGGATATCGCCGACTGGCGCGACCTCAAGGCGAAGGAGCTTGTGACGATTTATGAAAAACTACATGTCGAGATGCCGGAGGTGAAAGTTCCTTCCGTGCTCTCCTTGTGGTTCCGCAAAAGAAATCCGTTCGCCGCCGCCTATACCCGGGCCTACGTCCAGAGGATCTGGCGCCGCTGGTACATGCATCTCTGGAACCCGTTGAAATGGGCCGAGGTGTGGGTCTTTGAAGGTGTGAACGGTCTCCGTTTCCTAACCTACTTGTTCCTTGTGGGGAGATAA